In Fluviicola taffensis DSM 16823, the following are encoded in one genomic region:
- a CDS encoding SRPBCC family protein, which produces MKHHLAFDFSVDKDNRKITVTREFAAELPLVWDAYTKSEILDQWWAPKPWKAKTKTMDFREGGTWHYAMVGPEGEEHWALVNYIKIHPQKSFSGLDVFADVEAQVNKELPQSKWEVSFEDKGELTGVSFLIHYDDLAQLETTIQMGFKKGLTVAMEGLDELLVSLKKISDYEK; this is translated from the coding sequence ATGAAACACCATTTAGCATTTGATTTTTCTGTGGATAAAGACAATCGGAAAATCACAGTAACGAGAGAATTCGCAGCCGAACTACCTTTAGTTTGGGATGCCTATACCAAATCTGAAATTTTGGATCAATGGTGGGCACCAAAACCGTGGAAAGCGAAAACCAAAACGATGGATTTTCGAGAAGGGGGAACCTGGCACTATGCGATGGTTGGTCCAGAAGGTGAAGAACATTGGGCGCTTGTAAATTACATTAAGATTCATCCTCAAAAATCATTTTCAGGTCTAGATGTGTTTGCAGATGTCGAAGCCCAGGTGAATAAAGAACTTCCACAATCCAAATGGGAAGTTTCTTTTGAAGATAAAGGCGAATTAACGGGAGTTTCATTTCTCATTCATTACGATGATTTGGCTCAGTTGGAGACAACTATCCAGATGGGATTCAAAAAAGGTTTAACAGTTGCGATGGAAGGATTAGACGAACTTTTAGTATCATTGAAAAAAATAAGTGATTATGAAAAATAA
- a CDS encoding SRPBCC domain-containing protein produces MNSNLLFDFSVNKENNTIQIIRDFAANVSLVWSAWTKPELLDLWWAPKPYQTKTKSMDFKEGGAWHYCMISAENDVHWCRLDYRRIEDQKSYSGLDGFCDEDGVLNMEFPRSLWNNTFSAKGENTTVEITIQYQSLADLEKVISLGFKEGLSMALENLDQYIEAKIKLRNELKIDRLPRVCNYLNFPGNTEEAFLFYKSVFKTEFSGKGIQRFGDIPANDNHPPVAEAIKKMILHIELPITGNHVLMGTDAPKEMGFTLTSGNNMHISIEPETREEAKRIFNELSAGGNVTMPLEDMFFGAYYGSFTDKYGMNWMINYKND; encoded by the coding sequence ATGAATTCAAATCTGCTTTTTGATTTTTCCGTAAACAAGGAAAATAACACGATTCAAATCATCCGTGATTTTGCTGCAAATGTTTCCTTGGTTTGGAGCGCTTGGACGAAACCTGAATTATTAGATCTTTGGTGGGCACCAAAACCGTATCAAACCAAAACAAAATCCATGGATTTCAAAGAGGGAGGAGCTTGGCATTACTGCATGATTTCTGCAGAGAATGATGTGCATTGGTGCCGATTGGATTACAGAAGAATCGAAGACCAAAAGTCATATTCTGGGTTGGATGGTTTTTGTGATGAAGATGGAGTTCTCAATATGGAATTTCCACGTTCATTGTGGAATAACACATTCTCTGCGAAAGGTGAAAACACCACGGTAGAAATAACCATTCAATACCAATCATTGGCAGACCTTGAAAAAGTCATTTCACTTGGTTTTAAAGAAGGACTATCAATGGCTTTGGAAAACCTAGATCAGTACATCGAAGCAAAAATCAAACTCCGAAATGAATTGAAAATAGATCGTTTACCTAGAGTGTGTAACTATTTGAATTTTCCGGGTAACACGGAAGAGGCCTTTTTGTTTTACAAATCGGTTTTCAAAACAGAATTTTCAGGAAAGGGAATTCAACGATTTGGGGATATTCCTGCAAATGACAATCATCCACCAGTAGCGGAAGCTATTAAAAAGATGATTTTGCATATCGAATTACCGATCACTGGAAATCATGTCTTAATGGGAACAGATGCGCCTAAGGAAATGGGATTTACCCTTACGTCAGGAAATAACATGCACATTTCTATTGAACCAGAAACAAGGGAAGAGGCGAAGCGCATTTTTAATGAACTTTCTGCTGGAGGAAATGTTACTATGCCCTTAGAAGACATGTTCTTCGGAGCGTATTACGGATCCTTTACCGATAAATATGGAATGAATTGGATGATTAATTACAAGAATGATTAA
- a CDS encoding ArsR/SmtB family transcription factor — protein sequence MRRDAFQAIADPTRRAIILLVAVQAMTPNALAEHFDSTRQAVSKHLRILTECELVKQNQSGREIYYELNGDKMKEIDKWLEQFRKIWESRFNQLDDVLATLKKNNP from the coding sequence ATGAGAAGAGATGCTTTTCAAGCAATTGCAGACCCTACCAGAAGAGCAATTATTCTACTGGTTGCTGTTCAGGCAATGACACCGAATGCTTTGGCGGAACATTTTGACAGTACGCGTCAGGCTGTTTCAAAGCATTTACGGATTCTGACAGAATGTGAGTTAGTCAAACAAAATCAGTCTGGAAGAGAAATTTACTACGAACTCAATGGAGATAAGATGAAAGAAATTGACAAATGGCTGGAACAATTTCGAAAGATTTGGGAAAGCCGCTTTAACCAATTAGACGATGTATTAGCAACCCTAAAAAAAAACAATCCATGA
- a CDS encoding DoxX family protein, producing MKNKILFVFSLLFGLMFMNAGLNKFFQYMPMPKDMPENMMKVVEAFGAIVWLMPLIAVVEIIGGVLVIIPKYRALGAIMIFPIMIGILLTHIFNAPSGLPIALILFAVLAWIMIDNRAKYAAMFK from the coding sequence ATGAAAAATAAGATTCTATTTGTTTTCAGTCTGCTTTTTGGATTGATGTTTATGAATGCAGGATTGAATAAATTTTTTCAATACATGCCCATGCCCAAAGATATGCCAGAGAATATGATGAAAGTTGTAGAGGCATTTGGAGCAATTGTTTGGTTGATGCCTTTAATCGCTGTTGTTGAGATAATTGGTGGTGTTTTGGTGATTATACCTAAATATAGAGCACTCGGAGCAATTATGATTTTTCCAATTATGATTGGAATTCTCTTAACTCATATTTTTAATGCACCATCTGGTTTGCCAATAGCTTTGATTTTATTTGCTGTTTTAGCTTGGATAATGATAGATAATCGAGCAAAGTATGCTGCTATGTTTAAATAG
- a CDS encoding efflux transporter outer membrane subunit → MKQHKKINPWIHLAVLVFLTSCKVHQDALKTDISIPQKFEAEAPLLAIDSVKKITETPEKWQTFFKDPILVQLIDSALVNNLDMQIAFQKVQQARAGVQYTKGIRLPDLGVNLGAGVRRFGDYTIDGVGNYDTKFSTNLNNKQQLPNPIPDFYVGVYSTWEIDIWGKLKAKKKAAFSRFLAEEQGRNLVITNLISEIAIHYYNLMLLDRKRAIIAENILLQENALQVVGFQRDIGKSNQLAIELISAQVLAAKTLLMEVDQEIIEEENTLNFLLGRYPQPVFRSEFNVMPELTKNELPGIPSDLLGNRPDILTAAYRLKAQNADVKAAKAAFYPNLTLNANLGYQAFRAAFLFESPASIAYNVVGGLVTPLLNRRALKADLMASKASQQEAYLNYEKTILQAFTEVYQLVKLDNNFESRSVVKNEQVALLKQSVETSRTLFSSGRAGYLEIITSQENYLRSQIELLEIYRLKNQNNVHLYKALGGGWK, encoded by the coding sequence ATGAAACAACATAAAAAAATAAATCCGTGGATACATTTGGCGGTACTCGTTTTTTTAACGAGTTGTAAAGTGCATCAAGATGCTTTAAAAACGGATATCTCAATTCCTCAGAAATTTGAAGCAGAAGCGCCATTATTAGCTATTGATTCCGTCAAGAAAATAACGGAAACACCCGAGAAATGGCAAACCTTTTTTAAAGACCCGATCTTGGTTCAATTAATCGATTCGGCGTTGGTGAACAACCTAGATATGCAAATTGCCTTTCAAAAAGTGCAGCAGGCGAGAGCGGGTGTTCAATATACCAAAGGAATCCGATTGCCGGATTTAGGAGTGAATTTGGGAGCGGGAGTTCGGCGATTTGGTGATTACACCATTGATGGCGTTGGGAATTACGATACCAAATTTTCTACGAATTTGAACAACAAACAGCAATTACCGAATCCAATTCCCGATTTCTATGTTGGTGTTTATTCCACTTGGGAAATTGATATTTGGGGAAAGTTAAAAGCTAAGAAAAAAGCTGCGTTTAGTCGTTTTTTAGCGGAAGAGCAAGGGAGAAATTTGGTAATTACTAATCTGATTTCAGAGATTGCCATACATTATTACAATTTGATGCTTTTAGACCGCAAACGAGCAATTATCGCTGAAAATATCTTGTTGCAAGAAAACGCATTACAGGTTGTTGGTTTTCAAAGAGATATCGGAAAGTCGAATCAGTTGGCAATCGAATTGATTTCTGCGCAGGTTTTAGCTGCAAAAACGCTCTTAATGGAAGTAGATCAGGAGATTATCGAAGAAGAAAACACGCTTAATTTTCTATTGGGACGTTATCCGCAACCCGTTTTTCGTTCGGAATTTAACGTAATGCCAGAGCTTACCAAAAATGAATTACCTGGAATCCCTTCTGATTTATTGGGGAATCGACCCGATATTTTGACAGCAGCGTACAGATTAAAAGCTCAAAATGCGGATGTTAAAGCTGCCAAAGCCGCATTTTATCCGAACTTGACTCTCAATGCAAATTTGGGGTATCAAGCGTTTCGTGCAGCATTTTTGTTTGAATCGCCTGCTTCGATTGCATACAATGTTGTGGGTGGATTAGTTACTCCGCTTCTAAATCGAAGGGCTTTGAAAGCCGATTTGATGGCTAGTAAGGCATCGCAACAAGAAGCTTACTTGAATTACGAGAAAACCATTTTGCAAGCTTTCACAGAGGTGTATCAACTCGTAAAACTGGATAATAATTTCGAAAGCAGAAGTGTGGTGAAAAACGAACAAGTTGCTTTGTTGAAACAATCGGTTGAAACATCTCGAACACTTTTTTCATCCGGAAGAGCAGGTTATTTAGAGATTATTACTTCTCAGGAAAATTATTTGAGATCTCAGATTGAACTACTGGAAATTTACCGTTTGAAGAATCAAAACAACGTTCACCTTTACAAAGCACTTGGTGGCGGTTGGAAGTAA